The following are from one region of the Gryllotalpicola protaetiae genome:
- a CDS encoding DUF5597 domain-containing protein, translating to MSAPHLARSGSATLLMVDDAPFVIRGGELGNSSAERAYLDEFWPKLEAIGLNTVVAPVYWHAIEPEEGAFDWALVDELVDDASAHGMRLVLLWFGTWKNSMSCYAPAWVKTDLARFPRARTARGQTLELLTPFAAESRDADARAFAALMAHLRETDTEHTVIMVQVENEIGMIEDPRDHSEQADAAFAGPVPADLLPAGARPGTWTEVFGDSPATEERFMAWAFARYVDAVAAAGKAQLPVPMYTNAALIRPGATPGQYPSAGPLPHLADVWRAGAPSLDFIAPDIYFPNFAEWADAYVDSGSPLFVPEALRSIDAAANALYAYGRHAALGFSPFSIESISGEAESYLTAAYDVVAQLTPLIAAHAGDGMMTGLLPPSDDMRAPHRVRLGDIVLSASYERVGAPALADGVINESGDSHGTRRLPSAAIVIRTAPDELVVAGIGVTLTFHSVEAGGDTVGILDCQEGRFEADGTWRRTRWLSGDQTHQGRHVRLEPGRFAIQRVRLYRYR from the coding sequence ATGTCTGCCCCTCACCTTGCACGTTCCGGCAGCGCAACGCTGCTCATGGTCGATGACGCCCCGTTTGTCATCCGCGGCGGTGAGCTCGGGAACTCGAGCGCCGAGCGCGCCTACCTCGACGAGTTCTGGCCGAAGCTCGAGGCCATCGGCCTCAACACGGTCGTCGCCCCCGTCTACTGGCATGCGATCGAACCCGAGGAAGGCGCCTTCGACTGGGCCCTCGTCGACGAGCTGGTCGACGACGCGAGCGCGCACGGCATGCGCCTCGTGCTGCTGTGGTTCGGCACGTGGAAGAACAGCATGTCCTGCTACGCGCCCGCGTGGGTCAAGACCGACCTCGCGCGCTTCCCGCGGGCGCGCACCGCACGCGGCCAGACGCTCGAGCTGCTCACCCCGTTCGCGGCCGAGAGCCGCGACGCCGATGCGCGCGCCTTCGCCGCGCTCATGGCTCATCTGCGCGAGACCGACACGGAGCACACGGTGATCATGGTGCAGGTCGAGAACGAGATCGGCATGATCGAGGACCCGCGCGACCACAGCGAGCAGGCGGATGCCGCGTTCGCGGGCCCCGTGCCCGCTGATCTGCTGCCGGCCGGGGCTCGACCCGGCACATGGACCGAGGTCTTCGGCGACTCCCCCGCCACCGAGGAGCGCTTCATGGCGTGGGCGTTCGCGCGCTACGTCGACGCGGTGGCTGCGGCGGGCAAGGCCCAGCTCCCCGTGCCGATGTACACGAACGCGGCGCTGATCCGCCCGGGCGCGACACCGGGCCAGTACCCGAGCGCGGGCCCGTTGCCGCACCTCGCCGACGTCTGGCGCGCGGGCGCGCCGAGCCTCGACTTCATCGCCCCCGACATCTACTTCCCGAACTTCGCCGAGTGGGCCGATGCCTACGTCGACAGCGGCAGCCCGCTGTTCGTGCCGGAGGCGCTGCGCAGCATCGACGCGGCGGCCAACGCGCTCTATGCGTATGGCCGGCATGCGGCGCTCGGCTTCTCGCCGTTCAGCATCGAGTCGATCTCGGGCGAGGCCGAGTCGTACCTGACCGCCGCCTACGACGTCGTCGCGCAGCTCACCCCGCTCATCGCGGCCCACGCGGGCGACGGCATGATGACCGGACTGCTGCCTCCGTCGGACGACATGCGCGCCCCGCACCGCGTGCGCCTCGGCGACATCGTGCTGTCGGCGAGCTACGAGCGCGTCGGCGCGCCAGCGCTCGCCGACGGCGTGATCAACGAGTCGGGCGACAGCCACGGCACCCGCCGCCTGCCATCGGCGGCGATCGTGATCCGCACCGCTCCCGACGAGCTCGTCGTCGCCGGCATCGGCGTGACGCTCACCTTCCATTCTGTCGAGGCAGGCGGCGACACGGTCGGCATCCTCGACTGCCAAGAGGGCCGATTCGAAGCGGACGGAACCTGGCGCCGCACGCGCTGGCTGAGCGGCGACCAGACCCACCAGGGGCGCCACGTGCGCCTCGAGCCGGGCCGCTTCGCAATCCAGCGGGTGCGCCTCTACCGCTACCGGTAG
- a CDS encoding Nramp family divalent metal transporter, whose amino-acid sequence MAIDADASEQTSARPASRPRPKWARRLALLGPAFVASIAYVDPGNVAANLTAGARYGFLLLWVLVLANASAMLVQYLSSKLGIVTGKSLPELLAERLGRPARLAFWAQAEIVSAATDLAEVLGGAIALNLLFGLPLVAGGVIVGVASIGLLAVQTRSQRRFEFAVMALLAVIAVGFVAGAVVSPVDWSGFAGGLVPRFEGSDTVLLAASMLGATVMPHAVYLHSALSRDRHRTDKSQKHRRALLAANRVDVIAALVIAGVVNIAMLVLAADALRGVPGTDTIPGAHAAIAHALGPVVGVAFAIGLLASGFASSSVGAYAGAVVMGALLKVKVPLLLRRAVTLIPAIVVLAVGVDPTWALVLSQVVLSIGIPFAIIPLIRLTGSRAVMGDAVDAVRTRVLAVIVAAGIVVLNVVLVVLAF is encoded by the coding sequence ATGGCCATCGATGCGGATGCTTCGGAGCAGACATCCGCTCGCCCTGCATCACGTCCGCGCCCGAAGTGGGCGCGTCGCCTCGCCCTGCTCGGCCCCGCGTTCGTCGCGTCCATCGCGTACGTCGACCCCGGCAACGTCGCCGCGAATCTGACGGCGGGCGCGAGATACGGATTCCTGCTGCTGTGGGTGCTCGTACTGGCCAACGCCTCGGCGATGCTCGTGCAGTACCTGTCGTCGAAGCTCGGCATCGTGACGGGCAAGAGCCTGCCGGAGCTGCTCGCCGAGCGGCTCGGCCGCCCCGCACGGCTCGCCTTCTGGGCCCAGGCCGAGATCGTCTCGGCCGCCACCGACCTCGCCGAGGTGCTCGGCGGGGCGATCGCCCTCAACCTGCTGTTCGGGCTGCCGCTCGTCGCGGGCGGTGTGATCGTCGGCGTCGCGTCGATCGGCCTGCTCGCGGTGCAGACCCGCAGTCAGCGCCGCTTCGAATTCGCAGTGATGGCCCTGCTCGCGGTGATCGCGGTCGGATTCGTCGCGGGCGCCGTGGTCTCGCCGGTCGACTGGTCGGGGTTCGCCGGCGGACTCGTGCCGCGCTTCGAGGGCAGCGACACGGTGCTGCTCGCAGCCTCCATGCTCGGCGCGACCGTTATGCCGCACGCCGTGTACCTGCACTCGGCGCTGTCGCGCGACCGGCACCGCACCGACAAGTCGCAGAAGCATCGGCGCGCGCTGCTCGCGGCGAATCGCGTCGACGTCATCGCCGCGCTGGTCATCGCCGGCGTCGTCAACATCGCGATGCTCGTGCTCGCCGCCGACGCGCTGCGCGGCGTGCCGGGCACCGACACGATCCCGGGGGCGCATGCGGCGATCGCCCACGCGCTCGGCCCGGTCGTCGGCGTCGCCTTTGCGATCGGGCTGCTGGCGTCGGGGTTCGCGTCATCGTCGGTCGGCGCCTACGCAGGCGCGGTCGTGATGGGCGCGCTGCTCAAGGTGAAGGTGCCGCTGCTGCTGCGCCGCGCGGTCACGCTGATCCCGGCGATCGTTGTGCTCGCGGTCGGCGTCGACCCGACCTGGGCGCTCGTGCTGAGCCAGGTGGTGCTGTCGATCGGCATCCCGTTCGCGATCATCCCGCTGATCAGGCTGACCGGCTCGCGCGCGGTGATGGGGGACGCGGTGGACGCCGTGCGGACGCGCGTGCTCGCCGTGATCGTCGCCGCCGGGATCGTGGTGCTTAACGTCGTGCTGGTGGTGCTGGCGTTCTAG
- a CDS encoding MDR family MFS transporter produces MADKVKIEPAVWRVIWTALVGGLAVLFDTTIVAVALHTLATKLDASVATIQWVSTGYLLALAVVMPVTGWAQRTIGRKRVWMIALTVFMVGSILSSLAWNVESLIAFRALQGVGGGALMPLMGTIVVQASGGKNLGRIMSIIGIPIVLGPVLGPVLGGLILQNLSWPWLFWVNVPVCLIGLVMAALFLPKDPAVTRAHFDAVGFVLLAPGLVALLYGLSNAGQAGGFAQGDVEVPLIGGVILVAGFVWWALRHRGKALLDLQLLKYWPLASASLVQFFSGVSLIGAMLLVPLYFQELRGTSALGAGLILIAQGAGALAVRSFIGRLSDRFGARWLVVTGFFIVLLGTVPFAFADTTTNWVTLIAALFVRGLGLGVVTTPLMTVGFRGLPGPDVPDASIISRVSQQLGGSFGGAVLTVILAGAATTAAATGAHGLSVAAFQQSFWWATGFTALGVALSFLLPASLPAAAPHPGGAGTKTEESAPAAR; encoded by the coding sequence GTGGCAGACAAAGTGAAGATCGAGCCGGCGGTGTGGCGCGTCATTTGGACAGCGCTCGTCGGCGGTCTTGCGGTGCTGTTCGACACGACTATCGTTGCGGTCGCGCTGCATACCCTGGCGACCAAGCTCGACGCATCCGTCGCGACGATCCAGTGGGTGAGCACCGGCTACCTGCTCGCGCTTGCCGTCGTCATGCCCGTCACGGGGTGGGCGCAGCGGACGATCGGGCGCAAGCGCGTCTGGATGATCGCGCTGACGGTGTTCATGGTCGGCTCGATCCTCAGCAGCCTGGCCTGGAACGTCGAGAGCCTGATCGCCTTCCGGGCACTGCAGGGCGTCGGCGGCGGTGCGCTGATGCCGCTCATGGGCACGATCGTCGTCCAGGCATCCGGCGGAAAGAACCTGGGCCGCATCATGTCGATCATCGGCATCCCGATCGTGCTCGGGCCCGTGCTCGGGCCCGTCCTCGGCGGCCTCATCCTGCAGAACCTCAGCTGGCCGTGGCTGTTCTGGGTGAACGTGCCGGTGTGCCTCATCGGGCTCGTCATGGCCGCGTTGTTCCTGCCGAAGGACCCCGCGGTGACGAGGGCGCATTTCGATGCGGTCGGCTTCGTCCTCCTCGCCCCGGGCCTGGTCGCGCTGCTCTACGGCTTGAGCAACGCCGGCCAAGCCGGTGGCTTCGCGCAGGGCGACGTCGAGGTGCCGCTGATCGGCGGGGTGATCCTCGTCGCCGGGTTCGTCTGGTGGGCACTCCGCCATCGCGGCAAGGCATTGCTGGACCTGCAGCTGCTCAAGTACTGGCCACTGGCCTCCGCTTCGCTCGTGCAATTCTTCTCCGGCGTCTCGCTGATCGGCGCGATGCTGCTCGTACCGCTGTACTTCCAGGAGCTCCGCGGCACCTCTGCGCTCGGCGCCGGCCTCATCTTGATCGCCCAAGGCGCCGGCGCGCTCGCGGTGCGCTCGTTCATCGGGCGCCTCTCCGACCGGTTCGGGGCCCGATGGCTGGTCGTGACCGGGTTCTTCATCGTGCTGCTGGGCACCGTGCCGTTCGCGTTCGCCGACACGACGACCAACTGGGTCACGCTGATCGCCGCGTTGTTCGTTCGCGGCCTCGGTCTCGGCGTCGTCACCACCCCTCTCATGACGGTGGGGTTCCGCGGCCTCCCCGGACCCGACGTGCCCGACGCCAGCATCATCAGCCGGGTCTCCCAGCAACTCGGCGGCTCGTTCGGCGGCGCGGTGCTGACCGTCATCCTTGCCGGAGCGGCAACCACGGCAGCCGCAACGGGCGCACACGGACTCTCTGTCGCGGCGTTCCAACAGAGCTTCTGGTGGGCCACCGGATTCACCGCGCTGGGCGTCGCGCTGTCATTCCTTCTCCCGGCCAGCTTGCCGGCGGCCGCCCCGCATCCCGGCGGCGCGGGGACCAAGACGGAAGAGTCCGCGCCTGCGGCGAGATAG
- a CDS encoding metal-dependent transcriptional regulator produces the protein MPLSELSSTAQDYLKVIWTATEWAPGPVTVTLLADRMGVRKATASDTVRRLVDAGLLEHEPYGGVDLTELGREHAIGMVRRHRILETFLVDSLGYAWDEVHDEAETLEHAVSDTLIDRIDAMLGHPARDPHGDPIPTPDGLPHLPTAILLADAPAGVALTVERISDSDPEVLRGLAARGIRPGSVLTLPLDLSPQESAAIRVSL, from the coding sequence ATGCCGCTGTCCGAGCTGTCGAGCACCGCGCAGGATTACCTCAAGGTGATCTGGACTGCCACAGAATGGGCGCCCGGCCCGGTCACCGTGACGCTGCTGGCCGACCGCATGGGCGTGCGCAAGGCGACCGCCAGCGACACGGTGCGGCGGCTCGTCGACGCGGGCCTGCTCGAGCACGAGCCATACGGGGGCGTCGACCTCACCGAGCTCGGCCGTGAGCACGCGATCGGCATGGTGCGTCGCCACCGCATCCTCGAGACCTTCCTCGTCGACTCGCTCGGCTACGCGTGGGACGAGGTGCACGACGAGGCCGAGACCCTCGAGCACGCCGTCTCCGACACGCTCATCGACCGCATCGACGCGATGCTCGGCCACCCCGCGCGTGACCCGCACGGCGACCCGATTCCCACGCCGGACGGCCTGCCGCATCTGCCCACCGCGATTCTGCTGGCGGATGCCCCAGCCGGCGTCGCCCTGACGGTCGAGCGCATCTCCGATTCCGACCCGGAGGTCCTGCGCGGCCTGGCCGCCCGCGGCATCCGCCCCGGCTCCGTGCTGACGCTCCCCCTCGACCTGTCGCCGCAGGAATCCGCGGCGATCCGCGTCTCGCTCTAG
- a CDS encoding cystathionine gamma-synthase, translating into MTDGFATRAIHAGQEFDPTTGAIIPPVYLTSTFVQDGIGGLRNGYEYGRGGNPTRDALQTQLAALEGGARALSFASGLAAEDAVLRATLKPGDHVVLGNDAYGGTHRLISRVFGAWGVRLTTVDLGDTDAARSALGAPNTRLLWVETPSNPLMKISDIAALAELAHEAGALAVVDNTFASPALQQPIALGADIVVHSTTKYLGGHSDVIGGAVVIAPGLDEVGEAIAFQQFAVGAVSSPLDAFLTSRGIKTLELRMRQHSANAQAVAEALEGHAAVERVFYPGLAMHPGHELAARQMSGFGGMLSVALAGGEASARRFAESTRVFQLAESLGGVESLIGYPSEMTHASVKDTPLAIATNIVRLSVGVETAADLVADVLEALARL; encoded by the coding sequence ATGACTGACGGATTCGCCACCAGGGCCATTCACGCAGGACAGGAGTTCGACCCGACCACGGGCGCGATCATCCCGCCCGTGTACCTCACCTCGACGTTCGTGCAGGACGGCATCGGCGGCCTGCGGAACGGCTACGAGTACGGCCGCGGCGGCAACCCGACCCGTGATGCGCTGCAGACGCAGCTCGCCGCGCTCGAGGGCGGCGCGCGGGCGCTGTCGTTCGCGTCGGGGCTCGCCGCCGAGGACGCCGTGCTGCGCGCGACGCTCAAGCCCGGCGACCACGTGGTGCTCGGCAACGACGCGTACGGCGGCACGCACCGCCTGATCAGCCGGGTGTTCGGCGCGTGGGGCGTGCGGCTCACGACCGTCGATCTGGGCGATACGGATGCCGCGCGCTCGGCTCTTGGCGCACCGAACACGCGCCTGCTGTGGGTCGAGACGCCGAGCAACCCGCTGATGAAGATCAGCGACATCGCGGCTCTCGCCGAACTCGCGCACGAGGCGGGCGCGCTCGCCGTGGTCGACAACACCTTCGCGTCGCCCGCGCTGCAGCAGCCGATCGCGCTCGGGGCCGACATCGTCGTGCACTCGACGACCAAATACCTCGGCGGGCACTCCGACGTGATCGGCGGCGCGGTCGTGATCGCGCCCGGCCTCGACGAGGTGGGGGAGGCGATCGCGTTCCAGCAGTTCGCCGTCGGCGCCGTGTCGTCGCCGCTCGACGCGTTCCTCACGAGCCGCGGCATCAAGACGCTCGAGCTGCGCATGCGGCAGCACTCCGCGAACGCGCAGGCCGTCGCCGAGGCGCTCGAGGGGCATGCCGCGGTCGAGCGGGTGTTCTACCCCGGGCTCGCGATGCACCCGGGGCACGAGCTCGCGGCGCGGCAGATGTCAGGGTTCGGCGGGATGCTTTCCGTCGCACTCGCCGGCGGTGAGGCATCCGCTCGCCGCTTCGCCGAGTCCACCCGGGTGTTCCAGCTCGCCGAATCACTCGGTGGCGTCGAGTCGCTCATCGGGTACCCGAGCGAGATGACGCACGCGTCCGTGAAGGATACCCCGCTCGCGATCGCGACCAACATCGTGCGGCTTTCGGTCGGCGTCGAGACCGCCGCCGACCTGGTCGCCGACGTGCTGGAAGCGCTCGCGCGGCTCTAG
- a CDS encoding VOC family protein — MLRWAPYLNFRGNARKAMEHYQSIFGGELILNTADDLGIELPAQRRNQVMHAQLTTSAGIVLLASDIHAEDTDQQSSGNLHSIMVYGDEAETTQVWERLTENGTITVPLARSAWGDFFGATVDEYGVTWLVNSR, encoded by the coding sequence ATGCTCCGATGGGCGCCGTACCTCAACTTCCGCGGGAATGCGCGGAAGGCGATGGAGCACTACCAGTCGATCTTCGGCGGCGAACTGATTCTCAACACCGCCGACGACCTCGGCATCGAACTGCCCGCACAGCGCCGAAACCAAGTCATGCACGCCCAGCTGACGACGTCCGCCGGGATCGTGCTCCTCGCCAGTGACATTCACGCAGAGGACACGGATCAGCAGAGCAGTGGAAATCTGCACTCGATCATGGTCTACGGGGACGAAGCCGAGACCACACAGGTCTGGGAACGACTCACTGAGAATGGCACCATCACCGTGCCGCTCGCGCGTTCAGCATGGGGCGACTTCTTCGGAGCGACCGTCGACGAGTACGGCGTGACGTGGCTCGTCAACAGCCGATGA
- a CDS encoding TetR/AcrR family transcriptional regulator, giving the protein MLLSGNPSVQRRRKGAELDAALLDAAWDELVERGYDAFTMDAVASRAQAARTVLYRRWSTKQDLVKAAIRNRGFQQTIEVPDTGSLRGDLIQFMNNANGSRAQKGIALLSRLGALYSDTGTNLGELRQGLVEARSEAIDRMLQRAVDRGEIDPAKLTPRVRSVAFDLFLHELMMTMRPVSSTAIADIIDEIFLPLVRVA; this is encoded by the coding sequence ATGTTGCTTAGCGGAAACCCATCCGTGCAGCGTCGTCGCAAAGGTGCCGAACTCGACGCCGCACTTCTCGACGCGGCGTGGGACGAGCTCGTCGAGCGCGGCTACGACGCGTTCACCATGGATGCCGTCGCCTCGCGGGCCCAGGCCGCCCGCACCGTGCTCTATCGGCGGTGGTCCACCAAGCAGGACTTGGTGAAGGCCGCCATCCGGAATCGCGGCTTCCAGCAGACCATCGAAGTACCCGATACCGGCAGCCTGCGCGGCGACCTCATCCAGTTCATGAACAACGCGAACGGGTCGCGAGCGCAGAAGGGAATCGCGCTCCTAAGCCGGCTGGGCGCGCTCTACAGCGACACGGGCACGAACCTCGGCGAGTTGCGTCAAGGCTTGGTGGAAGCCCGTTCGGAGGCCATCGATCGGATGCTTCAGCGGGCCGTCGACCGGGGCGAGATCGACCCCGCGAAGCTCACACCGCGCGTGCGCAGCGTCGCCTTCGATCTGTTCCTGCACGAACTCATGATGACGATGCGGCCAGTGTCCTCGACGGCCATCGCCGACATCATCGACGAGATCTTCCTGCCGCTCGTCAGGGTCGCCTGA
- a CDS encoding FAD-dependent oxidoreductase gives MTLLPHYPIAIVGGGLGGLTAAAVLHVNGIESTVFELEAGRHVRTQGGMLDIHQGTGQKALDAAGLFEVFLKHILPGGEATRILDRSGAVLLNEEDNGEAGRPEIERGTLRELLLDALPAHTVNWGSKVTAARAVEGRPGRHEVQLADGTGFTTDLLIGADGAWSRIRPLVSDAVPAYSGISFIEADLFEADARHPVEAEAMGGGMLFALGGDTGIMGHREPDGSLHVYLGHRSEEAWIDTIDFNNDAAAKVAVLRLLDGWGENLRGLIANADTMLTPRHIHALPVGHSWPRVPGVTLIGDAAHLMSPFAGEGANLAMYDGAELARAIAEHPGATEDALAQYETELFPRSEASASETAESMELIFAPDAPKGLLEMFEMIATLTAQGAGGGEP, from the coding sequence ATGACACTCCTGCCCCACTATCCGATCGCGATCGTCGGCGGCGGTCTCGGCGGACTGACCGCCGCCGCGGTCCTGCACGTCAACGGCATCGAATCGACGGTCTTCGAGCTCGAGGCGGGCCGCCATGTCCGCACCCAGGGCGGGATGCTCGACATCCACCAGGGCACCGGCCAGAAGGCCCTCGACGCCGCCGGACTCTTCGAGGTGTTCCTGAAGCACATCCTCCCCGGCGGCGAGGCCACCCGCATCCTCGATCGAAGCGGGGCGGTGCTGCTGAACGAAGAGGACAACGGCGAAGCCGGCCGGCCCGAGATCGAGCGCGGCACCCTTCGCGAACTGCTCCTCGACGCGCTTCCTGCCCACACCGTCAACTGGGGTTCCAAGGTCACTGCCGCCCGCGCGGTCGAAGGCCGCCCCGGCCGGCACGAGGTGCAACTCGCCGACGGCACGGGCTTCACCACCGATCTGCTCATCGGCGCCGATGGGGCGTGGTCGCGGATTCGCCCGCTCGTCTCCGACGCAGTGCCCGCCTATAGCGGGATCTCCTTCATCGAAGCCGACCTGTTCGAGGCCGACGCCAGGCATCCGGTCGAGGCGGAAGCCATGGGCGGCGGCATGCTCTTCGCGCTGGGTGGAGACACCGGGATCATGGGGCACCGAGAGCCCGACGGGAGCCTGCACGTCTACCTCGGCCACCGATCTGAAGAGGCCTGGATCGACACCATCGACTTCAACAACGACGCCGCCGCGAAGGTCGCGGTGCTACGGCTTCTCGATGGCTGGGGCGAGAACCTGCGCGGGTTGATCGCGAACGCAGACACGATGCTCACGCCCCGCCACATCCACGCCCTGCCCGTCGGCCACTCCTGGCCGCGCGTGCCCGGCGTCACCCTCATCGGAGACGCCGCCCACCTGATGTCGCCGTTCGCCGGCGAAGGAGCGAACCTCGCCATGTACGACGGCGCCGAGCTCGCGCGCGCAATCGCGGAACATCCAGGCGCGACAGAGGACGCGCTCGCGCAATACGAAACCGAGCTCTTCCCCCGTTCCGAGGCGTCCGCATCCGAGACGGCCGAGAGCATGGAGCTGATCTTCGCCCCCGATGCGCCCAAGGGCCTGCTCGAAATGTTCGAGATGATCGCAACCCTCACCGCACAAGGGGCCGGCGGCGGGGAGCCGTAA
- a CDS encoding cystathionine beta-synthase has product MRIANHIVDLIGDTPLVRLTKVTAGIPATVLAKVEYFNPGGSAKDRIAERIIDAAERDGLLKPGGTIVEPTSGNTGVGLALVAQQRGYRCVFVLPDKVGEDKRAVLTAYGAEVVVTPTSVAADDPDSYYSVSDRLAAEIPGAFKPNQYANPNGPRSHYESTGPEIWRDTDGTVTHFVAGIGTGGTITGTGRYLKEISDGRVRIIGADPVGSVYSGGTGRPYLVEGVGEDIWPPAYDPSVPDEVIAVSDREAFEMTRRLAREEALLVGGSSGMAVVAALRVAATLGPDDTVVVLLPDGGRGYLGKIFNDGWLRSYGFSEPAAEHTVRDVIASKSGELPALVHAHPHDTVHDAIEIMGTYGVSQLPVLSAEPPVVLGEVVGALDEATLLEQVFTGEAALGDEVAKVVQAPLPLIGISESVAAAQERLAEASALLITDGGAPVTVLTRADLLTFLSK; this is encoded by the coding sequence GTGCGTATCGCGAATCACATCGTCGACCTCATCGGGGACACGCCGCTCGTCCGCCTCACAAAGGTGACGGCCGGGATCCCCGCCACCGTGCTCGCCAAGGTCGAGTACTTCAACCCCGGCGGCTCGGCCAAGGACCGCATCGCGGAGCGGATCATCGACGCCGCCGAGCGCGACGGGCTGTTGAAGCCCGGCGGCACCATCGTCGAGCCGACCAGCGGCAATACCGGCGTCGGGCTGGCGCTCGTGGCGCAGCAGCGCGGCTACCGCTGCGTGTTCGTGCTGCCCGACAAGGTCGGTGAGGACAAACGGGCAGTGCTCACGGCATACGGGGCAGAGGTCGTCGTCACGCCGACGTCGGTGGCCGCCGACGACCCCGACTCGTACTACTCGGTCAGCGACCGGCTCGCCGCCGAGATCCCCGGGGCGTTCAAGCCCAACCAGTACGCGAACCCCAACGGACCCCGCAGCCACTACGAGTCGACCGGCCCCGAGATCTGGCGCGACACCGACGGCACCGTCACACACTTCGTCGCCGGCATCGGCACGGGAGGCACCATCACGGGCACCGGCCGCTACCTCAAAGAGATCTCAGACGGGCGCGTGCGCATCATTGGAGCCGACCCCGTCGGCTCGGTGTACTCAGGCGGCACAGGTCGCCCCTACCTCGTCGAGGGCGTCGGCGAGGACATCTGGCCCCCCGCCTACGACCCGAGCGTGCCCGACGAGGTCATCGCCGTCAGCGACCGTGAGGCGTTCGAGATGACCCGCCGTCTCGCGCGCGAGGAAGCCCTGCTCGTCGGCGGCTCGAGCGGCATGGCGGTCGTCGCCGCGCTGCGTGTCGCCGCGACCCTCGGCCCCGACGACACGGTCGTCGTGCTGCTGCCTGATGGCGGTCGGGGCTACCTCGGCAAGATCTTCAACGACGGCTGGCTGCGCTCCTACGGCTTCAGCGAGCCCGCCGCAGAGCACACTGTGCGCGATGTGATCGCGAGCAAGTCGGGCGAGCTGCCCGCGCTCGTCCATGCGCACCCGCACGACACGGTGCACGACGCCATCGAGATCATGGGAACGTACGGCGTCTCGCAGCTGCCCGTGCTGTCTGCCGAGCCGCCCGTTGTGCTCGGCGAGGTCGTCGGCGCGCTCGACGAGGCCACGCTGCTCGAGCAGGTGTTCACGGGCGAGGCGGCGCTCGGCGACGAGGTGGCGAAGGTCGTTCAGGCGCCGCTGCCCCTGATCGGCATCAGCGAGTCGGTGGCCGCCGCGCAGGAGCGGCTGGCCGAGGCATCCGCCCTGCTCATCACCGACGGCGGCGCCCCGGTGACGGTGCTGACGCGCGCCGATCTCCTCACGTTCTTGAGCAAGTAA
- a CDS encoding IS481 family transposase, with amino-acid sequence MTHANAHLTPKGRLRLAQSILEQGWSYRRAAERFQCSPATAKKWADRLRAGLPMTDRSSRPRSSPNRTSRRTERRIVALRFIRRWGPHRIAFHLHLARTTVERVLSRYRMPKLAHLDQNTGLPVRKPKPVRYERQKPGELVHMDIKKLGRIPDGGGHRVLGRQQGNRNNTGHGKAGRGYAFLHHVVDDHSRLAYSEILADERKETVVAFWQRAKAFFSEAGITIERVMTDNGSAYRSRLLAKELGTIKHKFTKPYRPQTNGKVERFNRTLAAEWAYAKPYASEEARAAEYQAWVHHYNHHRPHTGIGGKSPSERVHNLTRNYT; translated from the coding sequence GTGACTCACGCTAATGCCCATCTGACTCCGAAGGGCCGGCTGCGGTTGGCCCAGTCGATCCTCGAGCAGGGCTGGTCCTATCGGCGGGCAGCCGAGCGGTTCCAGTGCTCGCCGGCCACGGCCAAGAAGTGGGCGGATCGGTTGCGCGCGGGCCTGCCGATGACCGATCGCAGTTCCCGGCCGCGCTCGAGCCCGAACCGCACCAGTAGGCGCACCGAGCGGCGCATCGTCGCGTTGCGGTTCATCCGCCGCTGGGGCCCCCACCGCATCGCCTTCCACCTGCATCTGGCCCGCACCACCGTCGAGCGCGTCCTGAGCCGGTACCGGATGCCCAAGCTCGCCCATCTGGATCAGAACACCGGCCTGCCCGTCCGGAAGCCGAAGCCGGTGCGCTACGAGCGTCAGAAGCCGGGCGAGTTGGTGCACATGGACATCAAGAAGCTCGGCCGCATCCCCGACGGCGGTGGCCACCGGGTGCTCGGCCGGCAGCAGGGCAACAGGAACAACACCGGGCACGGCAAGGCCGGGCGCGGCTACGCGTTCCTGCACCACGTCGTGGACGACCACTCGAGGCTGGCGTACTCCGAGATCCTCGCCGACGAGCGCAAGGAGACCGTGGTCGCGTTCTGGCAGCGCGCGAAAGCGTTCTTCTCCGAGGCCGGCATCACGATCGAGCGGGTCATGACCGACAACGGCTCGGCCTACCGCTCACGGCTGCTGGCGAAGGAGCTCGGGACGATCAAGCACAAGTTCACCAAACCCTACCGGCCGCAGACGAACGGCAAAGTCGAGCGGTTCAACCGCACCCTGGCCGCCGAGTGGGCCTACGCCAAGCCGTACGCGTCCGAGGAAGCCCGAGCCGCCGAATACCAGGCCTGGGTCCATCACTACAATCACCACAGACCCCACACCGGCATCGGCGGCAAGAGCCCCTCAGAACGCGTTCACAACCTCACGAGGAACTACACCTAG